In Novosphingobium kaempferiae, the DNA window ACCGGGCGAGGCGGTAGCCACTCAGCTTTTCAGCTTGGGACACAAGGGAGAAACCATCAGGACACGATGTTGTAACATTACATGGATCACGCTAAAGCCTGCATCGACCTCCCGAGTCCCGGCGGCACGGGTAAGTCATGATATGTTACACCATCCCTCCCAAGGTATCAGGTCCATGAAATTTCAGCTTCTCACGGGTTGCGCACTGAGCGTCCTGGCGCTTCCCGTCGTTTCCCATGCCCAGTCCGCGCCCGACGCCTCCACAGACACGTACCACCAGTCCGCAGGTTCCGAGATCATCGTAACCGGCGTGCTGCCGACCCGGCGTCAGGACATGCTGTCCAGCGTCGCGGTCGTTCAGGGCAAGGATCTGGCGCAGGCGATGCGGCCCTCGATCGGCGAGACGCTGGAGCATGAACCCGGCGTCTCGGCCACGTCCTTCGGGCCCAGCGCGTCGCGCCCGGTACTGCGCGGCCTGCAGGGGGAGCGCGTACGCGTGCTGACCAACGGCCTCGGCTCGATCGACGTGTCTAACACCTCGGTTGACCATGCAGTCGTCGTAAACCCGTTGCTGGCCGAGCGCATCGAGGTGCTGCGCGGGCCGCAGTCCCTGCTTTACGGCTCATCCGCGATCGGCGGTGTCGTGAACGTCATCGACAAGCGGATACCCACCGCAGTGCCGAGCGAGCCGGTCCATGTCGACGCGATGGGGACTTACGGTTCGGCCGCCAATGAACGCTCGGGCTCCGCCTCGATCGACGTGCCGCTAAGCAACGGCCCTGATGGCGGCTGGGTCGCCCACGCCGATGGCAGCTACCTCAAGAGCGACAACGTGCGCATCGGCGGCCATGCCCTCACCCCGGCACTGCGCGACCAGGCCATCGCGACGAGCCTGCTGCCCGCCGAAGAGCCCGAGGATGGCGAGGAAGCGATCGACTACGCCGCCAATGCTGCGGTCAAGGGCAAGCTGCCGAATTCGGCGGCAAAGACCTGGACCGCCGGCGCCGGTCTTGCCTACATCGGCACCGGCGGCAACATAGGGGTGTCCTACAGCCACTACGACAGCCTGTACGGCGTACCGATCCGCTTCGCCACGCAGCAGGGCGACGAGCAGGAAGCGCCCCGCCTCAGCATGAAGCAGGACCGCATCGACATGCGCGCCGAACTCGACGGCGACGGCAACGTGCTCGACAAGGTATCGCTACGCCTCGGCTATGCGGACTATACCCATGCAGAACTCGAGGAAGACGGCTCGGTCGGCACCGCGTTCTACAACAAGGGGATGGAGGGCCGTCTCGAATTCACGCAGGCGAAGCACGGTGCGTGGCACGGCGTCACCGGCGTGCAGCTTTACAACCGCGACTTCAACGTCATCGGCGAAGAAGCCTTCCTGCCGAAGAATACCACCACCCAGGTCGGCCTGTTCACCCTGCAACAGCTGGACTACGGCCCGCTCAAGTTCGAAGCCGGCGGCCGCTACGAGCATACCCACCTGTCTGCCAGCCCGCTGAGCGATCAGGAGCAGTTCTTCGACGGCAGCCGCAGCTACGATGCGTTCTCCGGCTCGATCGGCGGCTCCTATGGCCTGAACGACAACTGGCGCGTCGGCCTCAACCTGTCGCACACAGAGCGCGCGCCGTCCGGCGAGGAGATCTTCGCCAACGGTGCGCACGCAGGCACGCAGGCATTCGAGGTCGGCAATCCGGACTTCAAGCTGGAAAAGGCCAACAGCATCGAGGCAATCCTGCGC includes these proteins:
- a CDS encoding TonB-dependent receptor — protein: MKFQLLTGCALSVLALPVVSHAQSAPDASTDTYHQSAGSEIIVTGVLPTRRQDMLSSVAVVQGKDLAQAMRPSIGETLEHEPGVSATSFGPSASRPVLRGLQGERVRVLTNGLGSIDVSNTSVDHAVVVNPLLAERIEVLRGPQSLLYGSSAIGGVVNVIDKRIPTAVPSEPVHVDAMGTYGSAANERSGSASIDVPLSNGPDGGWVAHADGSYLKSDNVRIGGHALTPALRDQAIATSLLPAEEPEDGEEAIDYAANAAVKGKLPNSAAKTWTAGAGLAYIGTGGNIGVSYSHYDSLYGVPIRFATQQGDEQEAPRLSMKQDRIDMRAELDGDGNVLDKVSLRLGYADYTHAELEEDGSVGTAFYNKGMEGRLEFTQAKHGAWHGVTGVQLYNRDFNVIGEEAFLPKNTTTQVGLFTLQQLDYGPLKFEAGGRYEHTHLSASPLSDQEQFFDGSRSYDAFSGSIGGSYGLNDNWRVGLNLSHTERAPSGEEIFANGAHAGTQAFEVGNPDFKLEKANSIEAILRGSGENYTFEASAYHTWFSNFIYEDLTGAEEDGLPVYQFRQADARYYGFEAQGSLTLARFGDAKVVADALGDYVHAQVRNVGPAPRIPPLRVLGGLSYQAPMFDIRGEVERVTRQDRTSEFETPTPGYTMVNAEVNIRPWGDERPLSFALSANNIFDVAARRASSFLKDYSMLAGRDIRVSARVSF